The Corvus cornix cornix isolate S_Up_H32 chromosome 8, ASM73873v5, whole genome shotgun sequence sequence GACAGCAATTTATAGCTGCTGGAACATCATGGCAAACACTGCgtcagctcagccagcagcctgtgctcccACTCGCCCTTTGACCTGCTTTCTGCAGCCTGCCCCTGCAACCTGGATAACAGACAGCCTCTGaatctttcctgctttctctgaagTCCCAGCAGCGCTGTCACACACTCACAGTCCTCCATGCCCAGGTGGACAAagacagaggaggaaggaggtgaGATGTAGGCAGGCTGGGGCTCTAGTtgagctctgtgctgtcctCAGACAGTTCAGGTATAGAAGCCATCCATCTGCCCGCATGAGGTGAGGAACACAAAGGCCACCTCTTCCCAATGAGCTGCGCATGGATTCAGCCACCTTCATCTGTAAAAGCAGCGCTCTGGGTGACTGCAGcatcacccagcactgctgggctgtaATCGAGAGAATGGACATAACTCCAGCAGCTCACAAGGGATGTGGCCCTACTCCCCGAGGGCTCCTGCCACAGAGAAGGCAGGAGACAAAACTGCAGTCCAGAGGAATTACCACGGCCAGTAGATGAGACAAGgagaggaaatgctgcagagcagtgaagtGAGCGGCATCAAGGTGGAGAGCACATGATGGGGAGGTGTGATGGAAGGTCATGTTCCCTCTACAGTGCTGGTGAGCCCTCCTTCCTCTGTCCACATGGCATCTCACCTTCTCCAAAAAAGGCTCTGTATCACTGCATTTACCTCTCTATTGAAGTGATTGGTTAGGGCCCAGGTAGGACCCTCCTAGGAATCCCTGTGCAGATCCTGCTGGTTACCTGGACTCACATCCCATAAGCCCAGAAACCTGGAATGGCAATGTGGAGCTGGTGGAGAACTGGGACTGGAAGCATATGTGTGTGGGTGACTTCCAGGCATATTGTGAAAAGGAGGATCCCCAGATGGGCTGAAGTAATGTCCCATTTGTGTCTTGGGATATTATGAGGATAAATGGGTTATCATTTGTGGAGGCTGATAGTCTGATAGGATACAACATAGGGGCTGCTGAACTTTGTGAGTGCTTCTCTTCAATGTAACACATCTCTGAGACACAGGACTTCTGATGTTTGGGCACTTTCCTTTAGTTTTTAGTCTAAAATATGCCATGTCCCACTTTTTCTGCCTGTAGAGTCATTTTGTTGATAAAACATACTGTTTATCTGATGTTCAGTGTCACTGCCTTGGAGAACATCCCTGGTAGGCACTACACTGAGCAGCATTACCTTTTCACACACTTGGCCATCTTCATGAAAATTAGTGTTTCTTGTTATACTGAGCCAGCTGGATCTGTGTGAAAGTTCAGGGGAGAGTTAAAGGTTGATCTTTAAGAGGCAGAAAGCTGCAATCTGCCGGGTTAGGTATTTCTTAGGGAGGGCTTTGGTGGTAGCCAGAGCATGAGGGACCCAGTTTGCCGTGACAAACTCTCACGTGAAGACCTGCAGCAAATTCCTAAATCTAATGATGTTGTGTAGTTGGGTCTCTTGCAAGGTCTGCacaaggaaaacagggaggtCTGATGTTTGAGCCTTTGTTCATTGCCAATGGAGCTGTCTGGAATTTCCTGTGGCACCTATCCCATTGCCAGACTGACCAATCTGGATTTGGCTGGCACCTTTCAGTAATGATGTAAAAAATAAGTCATAAATACCCCCAAACCCACAAGTGGAGGGGACAGGCCAGTGGATGGAGTTTCTGGTGCAGCCACAGATGAAACTTTTATAACAACCCAGAAATTCTCAGTGGTGACAAAGTCCCTGGACAGTTGGTTTGACCATGAACAAGGTCAATTTTTACCAAACTGGCTCCCTTATAGTTATAAAATAACCAATAACAACTGTTGAGCCCAAAGCCAAAGCTTATGGGTTGTCGTGAAGGTCAAGTGAGATGTCAAGTGCTGAGCTGATACGGAGGGAACATAAGGGACAGAGTGGCTAAACCCACATTTATGGGGATTTGGAGCAAGAATCTGAGCTTGGGTGATAGCAAAACTGGGTGCTTAACCCAGCCTCCAGCCTCTGCATTCTATATTTCACTggtggaggggagagaaaagccTTTCTCCTGTATTTCAGAGGTTTCACAGCAAGAGGGGCCATGAACACTCACAGCCTGGGGAAGATAACTCAGACGGTTTTGCAGGGAAAGAAATCATGAAAgttcaaaaggaaaagtgaagttgctgcagagctgcaagcGGAGAAAAGTGAAAAGGGACAGTACTGGTTTGATCATTGTAAGGGCCTGGGACAAGGCCAGAACGATCTGTTAGCACCAGAAGAATCTACAGCTCTGGAGGAATCCAGAAGAAGATCCCAGCATGAAAAAGCAGGTACAAGGGTCTTCTGATAGCCACAGCAGTCTgggggggctggcagggggaCCAGAAGCTTGGCTTGACCTTCTGGACATTTGAGACTGGTGAAACTGCAGTTGGGTGTTAAAGGACACTTGGAAGGCTGTCAAACGTTTGCAGAGAGCCTCTGGAGGGCTGGCTCGATGCTGCAGATGTTCACGTGATGGCAATGGGGCCACAACAGGTCAGGCCACCAACATAAAACAACCCACTTACACTGAAAAATTTCCATCCCATACCCCAACCACAGACACAGCAGGCTGTGaaatttgggaattttttttctttctgggtcTTGTGAATTTCTCCGCTTACTTTAGACACCTAAGCAGAAGAAGGAGAGGCTCTTCCTCACTGATTTAACTCACACTGTTGGAATTCATTGCAGAAGAACTGGTTTACTGAGCAGGTGAAATTTAGGTGGCAATTGGGTACTTTGCCCCAGAGTGTGatcttgcagcagctgctttccctggtTGTGCCTGTGTTTATTCAGATAGGAGGAAGAGTCCAGGCCCATCTGTCCCTGTGTGTTCCTGCAGCACTCAGTGATGACAGATGAAATGTAACAGTAATgccaaaaaaaataataacatttcaAGCTTCCAAACACATGATAGATGAGAAAATCATGGCAAGAGCCCAGCAAGTGCTGCAGAGTAATGCAAGCTGCCTGGATCCCATCTGACCACACGTCTCAAGGATGAATGTATATCTGGAAGCATTTAATACAGCTGTCCTACAAATATGTTGCAATATTTACTTAATTTACAGGCTGCTTCCAGTGTAAAATCCCAGCGGAGTTTAGATGGAAATTGCTGGTGCCATCTGACAGTGAATTTTCCTGGAGAGCAGCGTgggtcctgtgcagggacagcatTCCCGGTGCTGCAagccagctgctctccctgctggtCCTGCTGCTTCCAACATGCCTGGAAGCATCTGAAAAAGTGCCACCACTGAACTGAGATGGACAGACACCCTTCACGTGACAGGGATGCGGCTGCACAGTGCTGGTGACAGTCTGTGGGGAAAGGAGTAATTGTGAGGGAGTAGGTGGCACCtttgccctgctgctgctgaaaaaccAAGCTGCAATGAGAGAAATCCAGGCTGGTTTTAACTGAAACAAAGACTTAACCCTTGCTGCACCTCACACAGCCCCTCCCGTGAGTTCTTGTTAAAATAGTTATCTGAAGGTCTGAATCCTTCAGACAGTCCAAGGTCAGCCCATCATCTTTGCAATTACCCTTTCTGCAGAAAGTAGGGAAGGATTAAAGAATGAGGTaagctctctgcagctggtcCTTGACTGTCCTTAATGCTGTGAGCAGTACATCCCACGTGACCAGGTCTTTTTATTATTACCTTGTCTCTAATACCCAGGAGGGGAAAGGCAACTGGGGGGAATTGCTCTCAGGAATCACATTCTGGAAAGATCTGGCTCACTCTGGCCCTGGGGCACAGTAGCTCCTGTTGCAGCCTCAGGCCCACTCTCCAGTTCAGAAGCAGAGCAGACATGGAAGATCTGTGATGTGAGACGGTGCAGGATGTGGGATGATGCAGGATGCAGGACATAGGATGTGGGATGAGAGATGCAAGATGTGGGATGATGCAGGATGCAGGATACgggatgtgggatgcaggatgtGGGATTCAGGCTGGCCAGCCTGGCATGGAGAGCTGGCCTGGCATGAGGTGCTGGCCCATGTGGCTCAGGGAAGttgggagctgggctgccaTGTGTGGGGTTATTTGGAAGAGTGTCTCCAGTTCCTAGCCTCAGGGGGTGACAGCACCAAGGAGAGATTTGTGAACAGGTCTTGTGCTGGGTTTGGGTGGCTACAAGGGgaaccaggctctgctcccttcTCATGCAAAGAAGCCACAAGCACAACACAGAGAGGATGGTGAGAATGCTGCAGAgcatcttcccttttcctcttcacaTTTGAAGAGGCAGATTTTTAGTGAATCCTAGAAGTCACAAGGGGGACAATGGCTGAACAGGATGAAGACAGGAACAGTCAGGCTTTTCCATCCCAGGGCCCGGAACATTCGTGtgtttccagctgggaaagcagcagtgcagcttttCCTGTACTCCCAATTCAGTCCACTCACAGAAACCAAGCCAGAGGTAACCTGCCCCAGCCTTACACCACATCCATTACCTCCTTTGGGCTTCTGGAGTACCCAGTAAAACCAGTCACCAACTTCTAAAACGTCTGCAGATTCCCCAGATAACCTATGTCAGGGCTTTAGAAATCTTAGGGAGTGCTTGATGTTACGTAATCTGTATCTACCCAAATGCAACTTAGCAGCTGCCATTTATTTAGACGAGGACTGTTATGTCAAGCTCCCCTAGTTTTATCCCCTTTAACCTACTCTCCTTCAGTGGGTACACCATGATTTCAGCCTTTGCTCTTGCTCATTAGGTGCTCGTGCTTTAATCTTTCACATTGGAATGCCAAGGTCCATCCACTCCTCTTTAGatggcatttttttcaaatcttgtctttaaaagaaaattgcatcCAATACAGAGATATATGTAATTTATTCTGgtaatttcagttattttgattaaaaattttctcattttgcacTTTAGAGTATGCAAGCTTGGAGTAGATGCCGTTGCTTTTATACTTAAATCTCCAAACAGGGTTGAAGGACACTGTCTCATTTCATTTGCTGAAAGAGAAGCAAGTGAaaaatttttgagaaatatttgtgtttatgCATCCAAGTATGATGTTTGCTGTGATTGCAACAGCAGGATATTATTGATTATTATtaccttttctgtctctctgaaTACCCACTGGAGAGATTGCTGCCTGTCAGTCATTTCCTCTCTTGTCTTTGTGCAATGTCTGTGCCTGCTCTTATGTTTCAGACTTGCATCCCATTCACTGCCGCAGTTTTTCAATTTATCGAGATAATTTTGCATCCTGATATGGCCCTGCAAAGAGCTTGTGGTGTCTCATAGTTTTGTAACTTTTTACATTTTGTTAAGCATACTCTGTCTCTCTTCTTTGCATAGTTGTGATTCCAGCTCAAGAGCTGCACCTCATGTCTCAAGAggggacaggcagctgcagaaagtGGATTTTCTCCTGGGCTGCCCCAGCATATCCTTGCAAACCAGCCTCTGCAGGGGGGAGCTGTATGAAGTCAGCTGCTGTCTTACTGCACAGCAGCCTTCTCACAATCCTGGAACCACAGCTGACATCACTGTGATGATAATTGCAACAGCAGCCTTTGGGATTCCACATTTGATGTGTGATATTCTATCCCAACAATGATCCCTGCAGGGGAGGAGGACAGCTCACTAGTGTCCTCCAGTGTACCAACTCTCATAACTTTATCagcttaagaaaataaaataatactaaaaaaaacAGGGACATCCCCCCCTCTCCCACACACCTTCTAACTATCAGAACTTTGACTGAAGATTGCTTATTGGACCCCTGTTAGAGTTGCCCATGGAAGGAGATGCTGTGTTGGCTGTGCCTGGAGACCCACAGGCAGTTTCCTGGCCTGTCCAGGATCATCTCTTGCTGCTCATGGGCTTCCTCTCCATCTTCCATTTCTAAATGGGTTTTACACTGCATTTGTGATGAAGCAGACAAGCACCGTCAATATAAACAACACAGTTGCTGTTGCAGGAAAAATTATTGGTTTATTAAGacaaaaattacagaatattttgcagTTTGGGCAGAATTTCAGAGCCCAAACTGGAATCAGTGCTTTCAACAAAATAGAGACCCACTGAGTGTGAGAAGTGAGACAGAGGCCTGCCACAGGCCGTCCCcactgcaggagaggagggCTGACCTCTAGGCACTGAGGAAGGTGCTGACGACGGAGCAGGCCTGGAAATGGTCACAGATTTGGCCAGGACACGAGTGTGAAGGCAGGATTTGGTAAGAAGGAAGCTGGTGGGACCTGCAGATGTTCCCAGGCCAGGCCAGCCCTTATGGCAGTGCAAGGGGACAGACAGCATGGCCGTGCCTGGCTGCTCTGAGATCAGTGCCCTGGAGCAGATGGCTCACAGTGGTCTGTGCAATGTCATCCCAGCTACCTGGGCCTAGCCTGAAAAGGGCTTTCAGCTAGTagacaaagcacagaaatcagGAATCCTCatccccaaatcctgccctgcaCTTCTGCcccagagaaagaaacattGTCCGTCATCTGCTTGGTCCCTCCCTCTGGTAAAGGCAGGAACGTTTCCAGCATCAGCGGATTTTCTTTAAGTACAGGTGAATCCCATTCTTGGAGCGAAGGATGAGCCGAGTTATTTTGCGGGGAGGCTTGGCAGGGTCAGGCAAGAGCTCGAAGCGCAGCAGGGTCAGAGCCAGTGCCACCTTCATCTCGTTCATGGCAAATTGCTGCCCGATGCAATTCCTGTGGAgaaacagagcagctcagccacctCCACcacagtgctgggcacagcaaaCACCCgcagcccatcccagccctcccacaccagcacacatcctctcctctgcagctcaggggCTCCAGGCAGTGCTTTGGGCAGCGAAACCAGAGGCAtgggctgagcaggaggaaTTTAGAGGAATATTGGGAGCTCATAAATGTGTGTTCAATGAGCATGGAGAAGGAGGGACATGGGGAAACCAAAGGAGAGGCCAGCAGGGATGAGGTGGTGGGTCTCCAAGCAGGGAAGGTCTGCAAGGTGTTTGCCTTGAAGGAGTGAGCACAGGGCAAAGGGAAGGAttgaggggaggggagaagggggaatgaAAGGGCAGGAGGGTGGGATGGGATCTTTGCATCAAGGAGAGGATAGCAGGCTCCCTGCAGGATGCCAACAGAATGTTCCACAGCTTTGGGACCCAGTTCCCTGTCCCCAGAAGGGGCTTGGCAATGCTGCCTTCCCATTTTGCCTGCTGGTATCAGAACCCCTCTGTTACACAAACACTTATATCCTCATTTAACTATTCactgctgcagggccaggactgCAGGTGGTTGTTTCTGCCCACTACACCTTCAGTGTTCAAGTCCCCTTACCTcattccagcagaaaaaggcagaaaggcGTGAGAGTGCCTGCCAGAGAGATTCTCCGGGGAAAAACGCAAAGGGTCAAACACCTGGAAATTAAGAATATGCAGCAAGCAGAAGCAATTATTTAAAGAACACAGTACTGACTGGTATCTTGAGAAATGTGACACCCCTTAATTTATGAAGAATCCCACAGGAGTGAGAGAATTCTTCTCTCCTGCTAACGGGTGAAGGGCACATGGGAAGAGGCACAtcataaagggaaaaaattattaggaGATCAAAAGAAAACTCACCAAAGGATCTTTCCATACTTCAGGGTTTCTGTGAATGAGGTAAATGCTTATTGCAGTGATGCTGCCTGGAAAACAATTGAGGAGGAGAAGAGGGCTCACTGACAAAGAAACAAGCGAACAtctgcacagcccagcctgaACATCTGTGCCAGCGAGGATGCAGCTGGTGCCTGAGAGCAGAGTTTTGTGCAGCGGGAATGGGATTTACAGACCTTCCGGCAAAGTGCGTCCATCAGGGAAGGTGATGGGCTTGCTGAGCTGCCGGGACACTCCAGGCACTGGGGGGTAAAGGCGCAGGCTCTCCTTGATGCACATGGTGCTGTAAGTCATCTTGCCCAGGTCCTCCCTGTTGGGACAGGCAGGCTGAGCCCCACACACCcccactgcctgtgctgggaggtCCCTTCACCCACAGACATCCACCCCCTGAGCAGATCCCCCTGCAACAGAACAGAGGCACCCACAATGTCCAGTCAcaggctgctggaggctggggatGCCAGGACACCTCTGAACAACCTGGACAACCACTGAACAATCTCAAGTGCAGCGTGACAGCGAAAGGTGAAAAGCACATCTATGATGTCCTGTGGtgagaaaacaggagagagcaaagagcaATGCTGGTGGCCCAGGACTTGTATGGCATGCAGAATGTCCCTTCCAGGGTGGCAGACTTAGCTGAAGGATCTGCTCCATCCTGTGAAGTCCCTGGGCATGCAGCAACCTTTAGCACCCCAGCTTTTGAGCCTTGAAGACATTGCTCACTTAGAAATGGCAGAGATAGGAAAAGAGTTACCAGCAGAGGAAATGGTGCAGCCTTACCACTGGATTGTGTCCCGGTCCCCCAGGATGCTCTGGATCTCCTCCCTGCACCGTTGCTGGTGCTCAGGGTGTATTGCCAGGCAGTAGAAGAGCCAGGAGATGCCGCTGGCTGTCGTGTCGTGGCCCTCAAACATGAATGTGTCCACCTCGGCACGCAGGTCCTCATCAGACAATGCAGCTCCATTCTCATCCTAAAAGTCCAGAAACACTCTCAGTGGACCATACAtgtaaaatttatatatatatatatatattacagtacacacacatatataaatatataaatatccTTATATTCTTTCTGCTATTGCAAAAGGGGCGTGATGCTGCCTGTGGGATACATATAAACAAAATCAATGTCTGTTTACACTGAATTCAGggcccttttcccttcacttttaaatctctttatCCCTCCTTATTAAACCACCAGGACTATGAAATCCCTCTGCAGGTTGTATACCCAAAAAGACACTGCCAACATTTCAACAATGGAAAATTGGATCACCTTGGTCTCTCTTCAACTGGGTGGGACTGggctaatttttctttttctttatggattgaattttttttaatggaccCTGAGGGTCTCTGGGGGTTTGTGGCACCCTTGCAAAAACTGACTGGCATGTGCCCTGCCACATACACACTCCTCACCACTCACTTTGGCACACAGCAGAATGTCCAAGAAGTCCAAATGTCTCTTCTTCTGGATCTTTTCAAATTCCCGTTCATCTTTAAGGGATTCCTTTCGCTCATGGATCACTTTGTCTGGGGGAGAAAGGGTTAAAGGTTCAGCAGGACCAGGAGATGCCAAGCTGCAAAACTGTCCTGCCTTTGAATGCAAAGCTCACCCAAGGGGGTGAGCACTGCTCAGTCCATGATGCATTTGATCTGTGCTTCTGCACCCCAGGCACTTCAgctcttcagcagcacagcaacaaATGCCATGGATATTGCCATCCTTTTCTGCAAACTTCTTAGTCCACCACAGACTTTTCAGCCTGTTTTACACACCCCTCATGCATTAAAATCACACCTggcttggaaaataaaagcattcctTGCATTAGTGTTGCCTGCAGTGCTCATCCCTTGTTTCACCAGTCTCTGGCCATTTTACAGGAGCATTTCCTGAGGGCAATTCCTCCATTAGTCCAGTTTAATAACCAGGTAGCTGTGGGACCCCTTTGCTTCATGCCTAGATCAGACCACTACTGCAAGCTGATGGTCTGCTTGGATCTCAGCTCTGAGCCTCTGGGCAGGATCACTGCACAGGCAAGGAGGGACTGACTGCCTCCTTCCAAAGTTTTGGCAGAGGATGACAGCAGGGAATACCTGTATGGTCGTGAGCAATCCTGCAGGCCTTCCTGAACTGAAATCCATGGGGGCTGAGCCAGTAAATGATGTCATTGTGGTAGGGGAAGATGCGGAGGCGCTGGTGCACCATGTGGCAGAGGTCGTAGACAGCCTGGATGTAGGTGTTTTTCCTGGAGAGTGGGAAATAGGAAGCTTGTAAATTTGGGAGCACAGTGACAAGCAATTTGCCCATTTCCCTTCTGAGCTGCAAACTTCCTGCCAGGGTTTGGGGCAGCCAGCACTGACCTGTTGGTCTGGCAGTTGCTGTGACAACTGAAGGCACATTTCATGATGCTATCAAGAGTCATCAAGCTGACGTGCTCAAAGAGCTCCACTGGCTTCCCGTCTGCTGTTAGCTTTTCCCACTTATCCTAGGGCacaaaggagacagaaatgAGAAGGCAAAGGTCAGTTCTGCATGGATCTGCAGTCATACCCTGGTTAAATGAGTGCTCAGATAGGGATACATccctgagaaatggaaaaaaaaaaggggatcCCTTAGACACCATCAAAATCCCAGAGAAGAGAAGCCAAGAGTGGGATGGTTAATACAAGATTTGCCTCAGGCAGCTGCTACTCTTGGATCCTGGTGGTGGTGAGCCCTGCTACACCTTATCCTGAGGCAAGAGCACCCTGGAGAAGCCCAGGACAGGTGCATTTCTGGGGGATGGAGAGTTATCTAAGTCCTCCTTAGGACGCAGTGTGTTCTCTGTGTAGGAGCAGCATATGCTGGCATTGGGCTTCACTGGGTCTGTTGGTGAGCACATATGAGCTTGGTGCTCAGGATGCAAACTTCGGAGCAAGGTTCTTTTCTCTGTCACACGATCTCTGTGCCAGTGCATTTTCCCAGCATGTAATACAGGAGCTCTTGCCCCACTCTGATCCCTAGAGAAACTATAAATCCTGTCTCTCTTCCCCAGCAGACATGAAGTGATGAAGAATCCTCTGTCCCCTCACAGTGGCAAGGAATGAGTTGACTTAAAAGctgggaaagagaggagagggaggagtaCGGTCCAAACCAGGCTTACAGGGACAGATGCACGTCCGTAGCACATACAACGATTGCCACCTGGTGGCACGGGCTCACACAATTGGCGCTGGCGTTGTGCACACGGAATTCCAAACTCCCAGGCACTTGTGAGCCTTGCAAAAGTCTTCCTGGCTCTCCAGCCCTCggctcctggctgctccctgggccGCAGGAG is a genomic window containing:
- the LOC104695529 gene encoding cytochrome P450 4B1-like: MMKLLWLGVDVSRVLHLAAVFCLTCVLLKAIQLFHRRRELLRALADFPGHPTHWLFGHVHEFLKEEDVLDKSEIWAQKYSYAHPIWFGSFSAFLVVADPDYAKVLLARGDPKDNVSYKHLVPWIGNGLLILHGPKWHQHRKLLTPGFHYDVLKPYVGLMAESTNVMLDKWEKLTADGKPVELFEHVSLMTLDSIMKCAFSCHSNCQTNRKNTYIQAVYDLCHMVHQRLRIFPYHNDIIYWLSPHGFQFRKACRIAHDHTDKVIHERKESLKDEREFEKIQKKRHLDFLDILLCAKDENGAALSDEDLRAEVDTFMFEGHDTTASGISWLFYCLAIHPEHQQRCREEIQSILGDRDTIQWEDLGKMTYSTMCIKESLRLYPPVPGVSRQLSKPITFPDGRTLPEGSITAISIYLIHRNPEVWKDPLVFDPLRFSPENLSGRHSHAFLPFSAGMRNCIGQQFAMNEMKVALALTLLRFELLPDPAKPPRKITRLILRSKNGIHLYLKKIR